The DNA sequence GGTGTTTGGTCAGTACACACTGGGTTGGGATTATGACATCAGCAAGACCAGCGCCCTGACGGCCAGTCTGCGCTACGGTGCCCGGAATCAGAACCAGTTTCAGGATAACTTCCTGACCAAAACGAACACGGCTTTTTTTCCAACCTACAACCTGCGTAACGTAGACACCAAGGATCTGTCGGGAACGGTGGATGCCAACATCGACTATACCAAAACGTTTGCCAAGCCTCAACAGGAATTTAGCATATCAGGTCAGTATAGCCGCAACAACCGCAACAATGATTTTACGGCCGATATTCTGAGCGGAGCGGACTACAGTACCATTGCCTCCCGCCAGCGAAACCTGAACGATAGCTATAACCAGGAATCAACAATCCGGGCTGACTACCAGACGCCCATCGGCAAAAACCAGCTGCTTGAATTTGGCGGGAAAGGAATTTTCCGGCAGGTGTCGAGTTCGTTCCGGTACGATCTGTCGCAGGGAACCGGTGGGTTCGTTACGGACCCGAACCGGCCGGCCAATACGCTGAACTACGATCAGAACATTGGCGCAGGCTACGTTTCCTACACGCTGACGACAAAGAGCAAGTTTACCCTCAAAACCGGGGTACGCTACGAGCACACGACTATCACGGCTAACTACACCCGCAATCAGGCGGGTGAGCAGGGCGGGCTGGCCGGTCAGGATCTGGGAATTCCCAGCTACAGCAACATTGTGCCAAGTATTAACCTGTCGAAAGCGTTAAAGGGCGGCAAGACCATCAAACTGGCGTATAACCGCCGACTCCAGCGGCCGGGTATCCAGTTCCTGAACCCGAACGTAAACGCGTCAAACCCGGCAAATATTTCCAAGGGTAACCCACTGCTCTCGCCTGAACTGACCGACAATTTCGAGTTGAGCAACAGTGCTTACATCAAGACCGTATACGTTAACGCGACGTTGTTCTACCGCCGTACGAACAACTCGATCACCAGCGTTCGCACGACCGATACCAGCGGTCTGGGCCAGATTCTGAATCCGGTCTTGCCATTACCCATTATCACGTCCTTTGCCAACATTGGGCGCGAAGAAGCCTACGGTGTGAACGCGTTCGGGAACGCAACTCTGTTTTCGAAATGGCAGATTGGCGGAGGCTTCGATGCGTTCTATGCGTATTTGACGAACAACAGCAATCTGCCATCCTTGCAGGCTACCAACTCAGGCTGGGTGGTATCCGGTCGGATCTTCACGAACCTGACCATCAAAAACGGCTGGGGGCTGCAAGGGTTCGGCTTTGTACGGGGACGCCAGGTTCAGCTTCAGGGCTACCAGGGTGGATTTGCGTTCTACAGCCTCGGTGTTAAGAAAGACCTGAAAGACAAACGCGGTAGCTTTGGTATTGCTGCCGAGAACTTCTTTAACAATCCATTCATCGTGCGCTCGCAGTCTTCGTCGCCCATTTTCGCGCAAAGCAGCGTGACCAGCCTGTACAATGCGGGTATCCGTGCTAATTTCAGCTATAAAATCGGTAAGCTGAGCTTCGACCAGCCGCAGCGCAAGCAGGGTAAAGGGGGCAACGACGATATCAAGGACGAAGGGGGTGATGGTGGTGGCCAGCAGCCAGCAGCCCAGCCCGCACAGGGTGGTGGCGGTGGTGGCGCCCGTCGCCCACGCTCGTAACCTGACGTAGTGATTAAAAGAGAAGAGGCCTGATTGACTCCTACCGAGTCAATCAGGCCTCTTCTCTTTTAATCTTTTCCTACTAGAGCATGGCAGCGCCGAACACTCCGGCGCTATCGCCCAGTTTGGGTTTCAGGAAGCGGGTTTTGACCTCGCCACTGTTGAACACGTATTTTTTGACCCGCTCAACGCCTTCCGTGTAGAGCAGATCGATGTTGCCTACGCCACCCCCCAGTACGATGGCGTCCGGGTCCAGTACGTTGATGATTGTTGAGATGGCCCGCCCGAAATACTCGAGCATCCGGTCGACGGTCTGGTTCGCAAATGAGTCGGTGCCGGTCGCGTACCGCTGCATGATTTCCTTCATGGTCCGTTCTTCCCCGCTGATCTGGTGGTAGAATCGTTGCAGGGCCGGGCCGGAGATGACCTGCTCCACGCAGCCTTTTTTACCGCAGTAGCAGGGGTATCCATTTTCTTCCAGGATGTTATGGCCCCATTCGCCCCCGATGCCCTGCAACCCGTTTAACACAAACGCCTGGCTTCCGGGCTTAGGACGAATGACTACGCCCCCCCCAACCCCCGTTCCCATAATGACGCCAAATACGGTCTGGTAACTGGGTACCTCGGAGGGAACGCTGCCCAGTGTGGCTTCGGCCAGCGCGAAACAGTTGGCGTCATTGGCAACCTCGATGGGGACACCAAGTAACCGGGCCAGATCGGCTTTCATGGGCTTACCGTTGAGTACGGTTGTGTTGCAGTTCTTCATGGTCTGCGTAGCCGGATTGTTGGTACCTGGCGTACCAAAACCAATCCGGTCGGGTACCAGGCCGGTTTCCGCTTTAAGCAGGTCGATGAGTTTGACAATCTGGCCCAGAATATGGTCATATCCCTGGCTGGCTTCGGTATCGATTCGTTTACGAATCAGGACATTGTCGGGTGAGAGGGTTGCTCCGTGTTCGGCCGACAGGACTACGCCTTCAATTTTGGTGCCGCCTAAGTCGACGCCCCAGTACGTTTGCATACGCGATTCAGACCCACCTGGAGTCTATTTAAAAGTTATAGCTTGGATTGACTGGGCTTTTTCGGAATTTCGCTGCACCAATTCAAATTAACTTTCAAATCAACACGCATTAATCCAAAATCAAAAATTTGTTATGCTACAAGCTGGACAAAAGGCCCCTGAATTTACGCTGTTCAACAGCGACAAGAAAGAAGTAGCGTTAACAGATTTCAGCGGGAAAAACCTGGTTGTATTATTTTTTCCAATGGCTTTCACCAGCGTCTGCACGGCTGAACTGTGCGAAATGCGCGACAACATCAATACCTATGCCTCGCTGAATGCGGCCATTGTGGGTATCTCTGTCGACTCGCCGTTTACGCTGGCCAAGTTCAAGGAACAGGAAAATTTGCCTTTCGACCTGCTCTCTGATTTCAACAAGGAGACGTCCATTGCCTACGACACGCTTTATGAAACGTTTGTGATGAACATGCGGGGCGTCAGTAAGCGGTCGGCCTTTGTGATCGACGGGCAAGGTGTTATCCAATACGCCGAAGTGCTGGACAATGCGGGCGAGGTGCCCAGCTTCACGGCTATCCAGCAAACCCTCGCGTCCCTTAATTGATCAATAACCTAGTTCCAGGCGTGAGCGGGGCGATTCATTTTCGAACGAATCGTCCCGCTCACGCTTTCGTTTCCCTATGGCCTGGTATCATACCTTTTTTAACGGACTACAGCAGGACGCCTGGAAGGCAGCCCAAACCGATGAGCGCACCCAGCTCGACCTCGAACTGCTGGTCGAAACCCTGGAGTTTGGCCCCGGCGATCGACTGCTGGATATTTTTTGCGGATATGGTCGCCATGCGCTGCCCCTCGCCCGGATGGGGGCCCGCGTTACCGGCGTCGACATCTCGGCGGAGTACGTGTCCAGCTTGCGCACCGAAGCGGGCAAGCTGCCCCTGACAGTCGTTCAGGGCGACTTTCTGCAACTCACGGATGAGGAACTGGGCGGGGAGCAGGCATTTGATGCGGCTTACTGCCTGGGTAATAGCTTCAGCTTTTTTCCCCGGCCCGATATGGTCGCTTTTCTGACCCGGATTGCCTCGTGCCTGAAACCCGGTGGCCGGTTTCTGGCCCATACCGAAATGATTGCTGAGTCGGTGCTGCCCGATTACCAGGAGCGCAACTGGCAACCCGTAGGCGGGGCGGGGGAGGAGCCAATTTTGTTTTTGGTGGAGAATGAATATGACCCACTCGAAAGCCGGATCGACGCCCACCTGACCTACGTACGGGCGGGAGTCACGCAAACCCGGCTGGCGCGGCATTATGTGTTTACGCTAGCTGAACTAGGACGGATGTTCAACGAAGCCGGATTCGAGATTCTGGCCTGTTACGGAACAATGGAAGGTGATACGTACGCCCTCGGTGACGAAGCCGTTTGGATAATTGCGGCAAAGATGTAGAATCTGCTAATCAGTAACTTAGGCTAAAGGTTCTGCCGTTTAATATATAAATTAGCGTGATGAGTAGCGTCTGAGTGACGAAATTGGAATCAATGAACGAAAGTATTTTAATTTTCTTACAAAATTTTACGAACGCTTAGACAA is a window from the Spirosoma rigui genome containing:
- a CDS encoding TonB-dependent receptor domain-containing protein — its product is MKNSLPYFVAGTLLLTTYGVAQAQVPTLPGGGSQRPPVAIPGTASDDAPRGNAKLTGTVVDSTTGKPVEFASIALINTQTNKPIDGTVADEKGQFTLNKLPQGEFQLLISFVGYRNKTVSSVRLDRRGDVALGSVKLAPDVRTLSEVQVVGQQALVEERVDRIVYNADKDLTAKGGDATDVMRKVPLLSVDLDGNVSLRGSSNVRVLINNKPSTIVASSVADALKQIPADMIKTVEVITSPSAKYDAEGSAGIINIITKKTTLQGFTLNVDSGVGNRGSNLGLNGNLRTGKMGFSLSGFGRANYNVRGRFANTQQVFGENGRVSSTEQSADTRSNGVFGQYTLGWDYDISKTSALTASLRYGARNQNQFQDNFLTKTNTAFFPTYNLRNVDTKDLSGTVDANIDYTKTFAKPQQEFSISGQYSRNNRNNDFTADILSGADYSTIASRQRNLNDSYNQESTIRADYQTPIGKNQLLEFGGKGIFRQVSSSFRYDLSQGTGGFVTDPNRPANTLNYDQNIGAGYVSYTLTTKSKFTLKTGVRYEHTTITANYTRNQAGEQGGLAGQDLGIPSYSNIVPSINLSKALKGGKTIKLAYNRRLQRPGIQFLNPNVNASNPANISKGNPLLSPELTDNFELSNSAYIKTVYVNATLFYRRTNNSITSVRTTDTSGLGQILNPVLPLPIITSFANIGREEAYGVNAFGNATLFSKWQIGGGFDAFYAYLTNNSNLPSLQATNSGWVVSGRIFTNLTIKNGWGLQGFGFVRGRQVQLQGYQGGFAFYSLGVKKDLKDKRGSFGIAAENFFNNPFIVRSQSSSPIFAQSSVTSLYNAGIRANFSYKIGKLSFDQPQRKQGKGGNDDIKDEGGDGGGQQPAAQPAQGGGGGGARRPRS
- a CDS encoding ROK family protein, yielding MQTYWGVDLGGTKIEGVVLSAEHGATLSPDNVLIRKRIDTEASQGYDHILGQIVKLIDLLKAETGLVPDRIGFGTPGTNNPATQTMKNCNTTVLNGKPMKADLARLLGVPIEVANDANCFALAEATLGSVPSEVPSYQTVFGVIMGTGVGGGVVIRPKPGSQAFVLNGLQGIGGEWGHNILEENGYPCYCGKKGCVEQVISGPALQRFYHQISGEERTMKEIMQRYATGTDSFANQTVDRMLEYFGRAISTIINVLDPDAIVLGGGVGNIDLLYTEGVERVKKYVFNSGEVKTRFLKPKLGDSAGVFGAAML
- a CDS encoding redoxin domain-containing protein, which produces MLQAGQKAPEFTLFNSDKKEVALTDFSGKNLVVLFFPMAFTSVCTAELCEMRDNINTYASLNAAIVGISVDSPFTLAKFKEQENLPFDLLSDFNKETSIAYDTLYETFVMNMRGVSKRSAFVIDGQGVIQYAEVLDNAGEVPSFTAIQQTLASLN
- a CDS encoding class I SAM-dependent methyltransferase, with the protein product MAWYHTFFNGLQQDAWKAAQTDERTQLDLELLVETLEFGPGDRLLDIFCGYGRHALPLARMGARVTGVDISAEYVSSLRTEAGKLPLTVVQGDFLQLTDEELGGEQAFDAAYCLGNSFSFFPRPDMVAFLTRIASCLKPGGRFLAHTEMIAESVLPDYQERNWQPVGGAGEEPILFLVENEYDPLESRIDAHLTYVRAGVTQTRLARHYVFTLAELGRMFNEAGFEILACYGTMEGDTYALGDEAVWIIAAKM